A genomic window from Tolypothrix sp. PCC 7910 includes:
- a CDS encoding fatty acid desaturase encodes MPSNSIPADSVKLLHTVSSQSSEDSTKLPFTLQELKAAIPSECFQPDLGKSLYYFFRDILIIGLLYAVANYLDSWFFWPIFWLMQGTMFWALFVVGHDCGHQSFSKKKWLNDLIGHLAHTPILVPYHGWRISHRTHHLNTGNIDNDESWYPVSESQYKEMPWEQKIGRYYVFFLAYPVYLFKRSPNKEGSHFLPSSSLFKPAEKWDVITSTVLWTCMVALLGFLTYQWGWLWLLKNYAVPYIVFVIWLDVVTFLHHTEPDIPWYRGEDWTFLKGAISSIDRNYGLINHIHHDIGTHVAHHIFLNIPHYNLLKATEAIKPIMGEYFRESQEPIWKSLWRSCISCHFVPDSGGKVYYTSNSKLAKHS; translated from the coding sequence GTGCCATCAAATAGTATCCCAGCCGACAGCGTTAAGCTACTCCATACCGTTAGCTCGCAATCATCTGAAGATTCGACAAAATTACCTTTTACCCTGCAGGAATTAAAAGCTGCAATCCCATCTGAATGCTTTCAGCCGGATTTAGGTAAATCTCTCTATTACTTTTTTCGAGACATCCTCATTATTGGTCTACTTTACGCAGTTGCTAATTATCTGGATTCTTGGTTTTTTTGGCCTATTTTTTGGCTAATGCAAGGAACAATGTTTTGGGCTTTGTTTGTAGTTGGACATGACTGCGGACATCAATCTTTCTCTAAAAAGAAATGGCTCAATGATTTAATTGGACATCTTGCACATACACCAATACTCGTTCCTTATCACGGTTGGCGAATTAGCCACAGAACCCACCATCTCAACACCGGCAATATCGATAATGATGAAAGCTGGTATCCTGTGAGCGAATCACAATATAAAGAAATGCCGTGGGAACAAAAGATAGGGCGGTATTATGTGTTTTTCTTAGCTTATCCAGTCTATCTGTTTAAGCGTTCTCCTAATAAAGAAGGGTCCCACTTCTTACCCAGCAGCTCACTTTTCAAACCTGCTGAAAAATGGGATGTGATTACTAGCACTGTACTATGGACTTGCATGGTAGCTTTGCTTGGCTTTCTTACATATCAATGGGGTTGGTTATGGTTGTTAAAAAATTACGCCGTACCCTACATTGTGTTTGTAATCTGGCTAGATGTGGTGACATTCTTGCATCACACTGAGCCTGATATTCCCTGGTATCGTGGCGAAGATTGGACTTTCCTCAAAGGTGCTATTTCTAGCATTGACCGTAATTACGGTTTAATCAATCATATCCATCACGATATCGGTACTCATGTAGCTCACCATATCTTCCTGAATATCCCTCATTACAATTTGCTCAAGGCAACTGAGGCAATTAAACCCATTATGGGGGAATATTTCCGTGAGTCTCAAGAACCCATTTGGAAGTCATTATGGCGTTCTTGTATTAGCTGTCATTTTGTGCCCGATTCTGGCGGAAAAGTTTACTACACATCTAATAGTAAACTGGCCAAACATTCATAA
- a CDS encoding Coenzyme F420 hydrogenase/dehydrogenase, beta subunit C-terminal domain, producing MTSVSPHKKAKALKPTSRRPAKELCSECGLCDTYYIHYVKEACAFINQQIGELEAQTHTRSRNLDNPDELYFGVHQDMMAARKQQPIEGAQWTGIVSSLAIEMLNRGLVEGVVCVQNTKEDRFQPMPIIARTPEEILAAKVNKPTLSPNLSVLEQIEQSGMKRLLVIGVGCQIQALRAVEKQLGLEKLYVLGTPCVDNVTRAGLQKFLETTSRSPETVVHYEFMQDFRVHFKHEDGSTEMVPFFGLKTNKLKDVFAPSCMSCFDYVNSLADLVVGYMGAPFGWQWIVVRNDTGKEMLDLVKDQLDTQPVMSQGNRKEAVQQSIPAYDKAVTLPMWAAKLMGVVIEKIGPKGLEYARFSIDSHFTRNYLYVKRNHPEKLEAHVPEYAKRIVEQYKLPD from the coding sequence ATGACTTCGGTTTCTCCTCATAAAAAAGCCAAAGCCTTAAAACCCACTAGCCGCCGTCCTGCTAAAGAACTGTGCAGTGAGTGCGGACTGTGCGATACATACTACATTCACTACGTCAAAGAAGCCTGCGCCTTCATTAATCAGCAAATAGGGGAACTAGAAGCACAAACCCACACCCGTTCTCGCAATCTCGACAACCCCGATGAGCTTTACTTTGGTGTTCATCAAGACATGATGGCGGCGCGGAAACAGCAGCCTATCGAAGGCGCACAGTGGACAGGTATTGTCAGTTCCCTGGCTATTGAAATGCTGAATCGCGGTCTAGTTGAAGGTGTTGTCTGTGTGCAAAATACTAAAGAAGACCGCTTTCAACCCATGCCGATTATCGCCCGTACTCCAGAGGAAATACTGGCAGCAAAAGTCAATAAACCAACACTATCGCCCAATCTCTCAGTTTTAGAGCAAATAGAACAATCTGGGATGAAACGGCTGTTAGTGATTGGAGTTGGCTGTCAAATCCAGGCATTAAGAGCCGTTGAAAAACAGCTAGGCTTAGAAAAACTGTACGTTTTAGGTACACCCTGCGTAGATAATGTTACCCGCGCTGGACTGCAAAAATTCTTAGAAACCACCAGCCGATCGCCTGAGACTGTCGTGCATTATGAATTTATGCAAGACTTTCGCGTTCACTTCAAACATGAGGATGGCTCTACAGAAATGGTGCCATTCTTTGGCTTAAAGACCAATAAGCTCAAAGATGTCTTTGCTCCTTCATGTATGAGTTGCTTTGACTACGTCAATTCTTTGGCAGATTTAGTTGTCGGCTACATGGGCGCACCCTTCGGCTGGCAATGGATTGTTGTAAGAAATGATACAGGCAAAGAAATGCTGGACTTGGTGAAAGACCAGTTAGACACGCAACCTGTAATGTCTCAAGGGAATCGCAAAGAAGCTGTACAGCAAAGCATTCCGGCTTACGATAAAGCTGTGACTCTCCCCATGTGGGCAGCAAAACTGATGGGTGTGGTGATTGAGAAAATTGGCCCAAAAGGTTTGGAATATGCCCGATTTTCGATTGATTCCCACTTCACTCGTAATTACCTGTATGTGAAGCGGAATCATCCGGAGAAGTTGGAAGCCCATGTACCGGAGTATGCCAAGCGGATTGTTGAGCAGTATAAGTTACCAGACTAA
- a CDS encoding methionine gamma-lyase family protein, with translation MNSLEQLRQAEQALLEIFSGIDAQVKHNLQRVLNAFRHQRVGAHHFAGVSGYGHDDLGRETLDKVFAEVMGAEAAAVRVQFVSGTHAIACALYGVLRPGDEMLAVVGAPYDTLEEVIGLRGHGQGSLIEFGINYRQLDLTSEGSIDWQALSTSVRDNTRLVLIQRSCGYSWRPSLSIADIEKIVQLVKQQNPNTVCFVDNCYGEFIETQEPTHVGADLMAGSLIKNPGGTIVTAGGYVAGRADLVEAAACRLTAPGIGSYGGATFDQNRLLFQGLFLAPQMVGEAMKGTHLTGYVFDKLGYPVNPAPLAPRRDVIQAIKLGSAQKLIAFCKAVQQNSPIGSYLDPIPDEMPGYESQVVMAGGTFIEGSTLEFSADGPLREPYVVYCQGGTHWTHIAIALEAAIEAVGPA, from the coding sequence ATGAACAGCTTGGAACAGCTGCGGCAAGCAGAACAGGCACTGTTAGAGATTTTTTCTGGAATTGACGCTCAGGTCAAGCACAATCTTCAACGAGTATTAAATGCCTTTCGTCATCAACGCGTAGGCGCACACCACTTTGCTGGTGTAAGTGGCTACGGACACGATGATTTAGGAAGAGAAACTTTAGATAAAGTATTTGCCGAAGTAATGGGTGCTGAAGCTGCGGCAGTACGGGTACAGTTTGTTTCAGGGACTCACGCGATCGCTTGTGCCTTATATGGAGTGCTGCGTCCTGGAGATGAAATGTTAGCAGTGGTCGGTGCTCCCTACGATACGCTCGAAGAAGTTATTGGTTTACGGGGTCACGGTCAAGGTTCCCTTATTGAGTTTGGCATAAATTACCGCCAATTAGACTTAACTTCAGAAGGAAGCATAGATTGGCAAGCCTTAAGTACTAGCGTTAGAGATAACACTCGTTTAGTGCTAATCCAACGCTCTTGCGGATATTCTTGGCGGCCTAGCTTATCGATTGCCGATATCGAAAAAATTGTCCAACTAGTCAAACAGCAAAATCCCAACACTGTTTGTTTTGTAGATAACTGCTACGGTGAATTTATCGAAACCCAAGAACCCACCCATGTCGGAGCGGATTTAATGGCGGGTTCATTGATTAAAAATCCTGGTGGCACAATTGTGACTGCTGGTGGTTATGTTGCAGGTCGCGCTGACTTAGTAGAAGCCGCCGCCTGTCGTCTCACTGCCCCTGGTATTGGTAGTTATGGTGGTGCAACCTTTGACCAAAATCGCCTCCTATTCCAAGGGTTATTTCTCGCACCACAGATGGTGGGAGAGGCGATGAAAGGCACTCACCTCACAGGTTATGTCTTTGACAAACTTGGTTATCCGGTCAATCCTGCACCACTTGCACCCCGCCGCGACGTAATTCAAGCAATTAAACTCGGTTCCGCCCAAAAGCTAATTGCCTTCTGTAAAGCTGTACAACAAAATTCTCCCATCGGTTCCTACCTTGACCCCATCCCCGATGAAATGCCGGGGTATGAGAGCCAGGTAGTGATGGCTGGGGGGACATTTATCGAAGGTAGCACCTTGGAATTTTCCGCAGATGGGCCCTTGCGTGAGCCTTATGTGGTTTATTGCCAAGGGGGTACGCATTGGACACATATTGCGATCGCACTAGAAGCAGCAATAGAAGCTGTAGGCCCTGCTTAA
- a CDS encoding fatty acid desaturase: protein MTTSIIKIQNQANDLGSSNLRLKDIIKTLPKECFKKDKRKAWTNVVTAVLMVALGYVSLAISPWFLLPFAWIFTGTALTGFFVIAHDCGHRSFANRRWVNDLVGHILMMPLIYPFHSWRIKHNHHHKHTNKLEEDNAWHPITPEVFQNWGPFRRSVFEGFMRKRFWWVGSIGHWAVVHFDWRNFKAKDQSSVKLSVAVVVIFAAVAFPLLIATTGIWGFVKFWLLPWMVYHFWMSTFTLVHHTASDVPFKATNKWNEALAQLSGTIHCDYPRWIEFLCHDINVHVPHHLSTAIPSYNLRLAYKSIKGNWADYLHDESQFSWALMKAITGQCQLYIPDVGYQTFDDYYAGR, encoded by the coding sequence ATGACTACATCAATAATCAAAATTCAAAATCAAGCTAATGACCTTGGTAGCTCCAACCTGAGGCTAAAAGATATTATTAAAACCCTGCCCAAGGAGTGTTTTAAAAAGGATAAACGTAAAGCTTGGACAAATGTGGTGACTGCCGTTTTGATGGTGGCTTTAGGCTACGTCAGTCTGGCAATTTCGCCTTGGTTTCTGTTGCCATTTGCTTGGATTTTTACAGGTACAGCTTTAACAGGTTTTTTTGTCATTGCCCATGATTGCGGTCATCGTTCCTTTGCGAATCGTCGTTGGGTAAACGATTTAGTTGGGCACATTTTAATGATGCCTTTAATTTATCCATTTCATAGTTGGCGGATTAAACATAATCATCACCATAAGCATACAAATAAGCTGGAAGAGGACAATGCTTGGCATCCGATCACACCAGAAGTATTTCAAAATTGGGGGCCATTCCGCCGTTCAGTCTTTGAAGGCTTTATGCGTAAACGCTTCTGGTGGGTAGGTTCCATTGGACATTGGGCAGTTGTACATTTTGATTGGCGTAATTTCAAAGCTAAAGACCAATCAAGTGTTAAGCTTTCTGTGGCTGTAGTAGTAATTTTTGCAGCCGTTGCCTTCCCACTACTCATTGCGACAACTGGTATTTGGGGATTTGTCAAATTTTGGCTTTTACCCTGGATGGTTTACCATTTTTGGATGAGTACCTTTACCCTGGTTCACCATACTGCCTCAGATGTTCCTTTTAAGGCCACTAACAAGTGGAATGAGGCTCTAGCTCAACTGTCTGGCACTATTCATTGTGATTATCCACGCTGGATAGAATTTCTCTGCCACGATATCAATGTTCATGTACCTCATCATCTTTCTACTGCAATTCCTTCCTATAATCTGCGCTTGGCTTACAAGAGCATCAAAGGAAATTGGGCAGATTATCTTCATGATGAAAGCCAATTTTCTTGGGCTTTAATGAAGGCAATTACAGGCCAATGTCAACTTTACATTCCTGATGTTGGTTATCAAACTTTTGACGATTATTACGCAGGGCGATAA
- a CDS encoding acyl-CoA desaturase — protein sequence MTTAPETRVTFTKNFGFRKELNKRVDAYFKSNNISTRDNPAMYFKTLTIAVWVIGAWTFTLFGPPQIWLKVIGCIVLGLGIAAVGFSVGHDANHGGYSSKKWVNTLVGSIYDVIGLSSYLWRYRHNFLHHTYTNILGHDVEIHGDGLVRMTPYMEHQWYHRFQHIFILSIYTIIPIYWSFADIHIILFKRKYHSHVVPTPKPLDMLILFGGKIIWLALFLGIPIAVGYSPIQALVGFLITYMTYGFWICIVFMLAHVMDTAEFIQPDSQPEEIDDEWAIFQIRTTVDFAPKNHFLNWYLGGLNYQVVHHLFPQVCHIHYPKIAPILAELCEEYGVKYNVCPTFTSALVSNFRWLKYLGTTPKAEYKTPALVNN from the coding sequence ATGACAACAGCACCAGAGACAAGAGTTACTTTTACTAAAAACTTTGGTTTTAGAAAAGAACTGAATAAACGAGTTGATGCTTATTTTAAGTCCAACAATATTTCTACCCGCGATAATCCAGCAATGTATTTCAAAACATTGACTATTGCAGTTTGGGTAATTGGAGCCTGGACATTTACTCTCTTCGGCCCCCCGCAAATCTGGCTGAAAGTGATTGGCTGTATTGTTTTAGGATTGGGTATTGCGGCTGTCGGATTTAGTGTCGGACATGATGCTAATCATGGCGGTTATTCGAGTAAGAAATGGGTCAATACTCTTGTGGGTTCAATATACGATGTAATTGGATTATCTAGTTATTTATGGCGCTACCGTCATAATTTTTTACATCATACTTATACAAATATCTTAGGTCATGATGTGGAAATACATGGTGATGGCTTAGTGCGAATGACTCCCTATATGGAGCATCAATGGTATCACCGATTTCAACACATATTTATTTTATCTATATATACAATCATCCCTATTTACTGGTCTTTTGCAGATATTCACATCATTCTGTTTAAGCGTAAATATCATTCCCATGTGGTTCCTACACCCAAACCGCTAGATATGCTGATCCTTTTTGGCGGTAAAATAATCTGGCTGGCACTTTTTCTAGGAATACCCATTGCTGTAGGCTACAGTCCTATACAGGCTCTTGTAGGATTTCTCATCACTTACATGACCTATGGATTTTGGATTTGCATAGTCTTTATGCTGGCTCATGTGATGGACACAGCAGAGTTTATCCAACCAGATAGTCAGCCAGAAGAAATTGATGATGAGTGGGCAATTTTCCAAATTAGAACCACTGTTGATTTTGCTCCTAAGAATCACTTCTTAAATTGGTATTTAGGTGGACTGAATTACCAAGTTGTCCATCATTTATTCCCTCAAGTTTGTCATATTCACTATCCAAAAATTGCTCCTATTTTGGCAGAATTATGTGAGGAGTATGGAGTGAAATATAATGTCTGCCCAACATTTACATCAGCACTTGTTTCTAATTTTCGTTGGTTGAAATATTTAGGAACTACACCAAAAGCAGAATATAAAACTCCAGCTTTAGTGAATAATTAG
- a CDS encoding DnaJ domain-containing protein: MTQNSQTGAAFIAGGSITGAGVSATVGGMGLAGGFGAVGLGTVPVVGIGAVGGTAAYGAFSAIAQGDAAAFGAMGIGAVGGAGFSSVVGGMGLVAPKIGLAVGIGTVPMVGVGAVVGLAAYGIAKLLDESESKETPAQVFERMEEKVLAMDDYAAAVMELEAFLSGEDFNPKFAALEIEDELEQLKAELKEKNQTNPEPSPTKIETTIIPATTATTEAWKCIRTLKGHSAAVNAIAISPDSNILATGSNDTQVHLWDLSSGKWLYTFSGQAEAVLSVAISPDGQKIVSGSVDRKISSWQIDTRKFLRTFLYLNSPYSHNGFIHSVAFSPDSKYIVSGSNDKTIRIWGGYTGTIKCTLNGHLDAVLAVSFSPDSKTIVSGSADKTIRLWDVNTRKQSSILSGHLAAINTVVISSDSQTLISGSTDTTIKIWNLYTGELLHTLTGHSTAVLSISLSSDGNTLASSSSDGVINIWHLPTGEIIQTFYGRSPVAFSPDGKTLISGGNNATVQIWQKTQSFDKFTLENIGSGLWWEVLGVDRDAHANDVKLAYRRLARLYHPDMNTSENAKASMQAINQAYQKFLEQWNSHI, translated from the coding sequence GTGACTCAAAATTCTCAAACAGGTGCAGCATTTATTGCTGGAGGCAGCATAACAGGCGCTGGCGTTTCCGCGACAGTTGGCGGGATGGGATTAGCTGGAGGATTTGGCGCTGTGGGACTTGGTACAGTTCCAGTAGTTGGGATTGGTGCTGTAGGTGGTACAGCTGCTTATGGGGCGTTTAGTGCGATCGCCCAAGGAGATGCAGCAGCTTTTGGTGCAATGGGTATTGGCGCAGTTGGTGGTGCTGGCTTTTCTAGCGTTGTGGGTGGGATGGGATTAGTTGCGCCAAAAATAGGGCTGGCGGTTGGTATTGGTACAGTACCGATGGTAGGAGTTGGTGCGGTAGTGGGACTCGCTGCTTATGGGATTGCCAAGCTGTTAGATGAATCGGAAAGTAAGGAAACTCCTGCACAAGTTTTTGAGCGCATGGAAGAGAAAGTCCTAGCGATGGATGATTATGCCGCAGCTGTGATGGAGTTAGAGGCATTTTTATCTGGTGAGGATTTCAACCCCAAATTTGCGGCTTTAGAAATTGAAGATGAATTGGAACAATTGAAGGCTGAATTAAAAGAAAAAAATCAAACGAATCCTGAACCTTCTCCTACCAAGATTGAGACAACAATAATTCCTGCAACAACTGCAACAACAGAAGCTTGGAAATGTATACGCACACTCAAGGGACACTCAGCAGCAGTAAATGCGATCGCAATCAGTCCTGATAGTAATATCTTGGCTACTGGCAGTAATGACACACAAGTTCATCTATGGGATTTAAGTAGCGGAAAATGGCTTTATACTTTCTCAGGACAAGCAGAAGCGGTTTTATCTGTGGCTATTAGCCCCGATGGGCAGAAAATTGTTAGTGGTAGTGTTGATCGCAAAATTAGCAGTTGGCAGATAGATACAAGAAAATTCTTACGTACATTTCTTTATTTAAACTCTCCCTACAGCCACAACGGTTTTATTCATTCAGTTGCTTTTAGCCCTGATAGTAAATACATTGTGAGTGGAAGTAATGATAAAACTATCAGAATTTGGGGAGGTTATACAGGAACAATTAAATGTACTTTAAATGGGCATTTAGATGCAGTTTTAGCCGTTAGTTTTAGCCCAGATAGTAAAACTATTGTGAGTGGTAGTGCTGATAAAACTATTAGACTTTGGGATGTCAATACTAGAAAACAAAGCTCTATTTTATCTGGACATTTAGCAGCAATTAATACGGTTGTTATTAGTTCTGATAGCCAAACTTTAATTAGTGGCAGTACAGACACCACAATTAAAATTTGGAATCTCTATACTGGTGAATTACTCCACACCCTCACTGGACACTCAACGGCGGTTTTATCTATTAGTCTCAGCAGTGATGGTAACACTTTAGCTAGTAGCAGCAGTGATGGTGTAATTAACATTTGGCATCTGCCTACAGGAGAAATCATACAAACTTTTTATGGTCGTAGTCCTGTAGCTTTTAGTCCTGATGGCAAAACCCTGATTAGTGGTGGTAATAATGCTACAGTCCAGATTTGGCAAAAAACTCAAAGCTTTGATAAATTCACGCTCGAAAATATAGGTTCTGGGTTATGGTGGGAAGTTTTGGGTGTAGATCGAGACGCTCATGCCAATGATGTGAAGCTTGCTTACCGTCGATTAGCAAGATTGTACCATCCTGATATGAACACTTCTGAGAATGCTAAAGCTTCAATGCAAGCAATAAATCAGGCTTATCAGAAGTTTCTGGAGCAATGGAATAGTCACATCTAG
- a CDS encoding acyl-CoA desaturase has product MTIATSTKLQINWVNTLFFAALHIGALFALLPSNFSWKAFGVGLLLYWITGGLGITLGFHRLVTHRSFQTPKWLEYLLVLFGTLACQGGPIEWVGTHRIHHLHSDTEQDPHDSNKGFWWSHMGWLIYHAPAHAEVPRFTKDIADDPVYQFLQKYFILVQVALGLLLLAIGGWPMVVWGIFVRIVWVYHCTWLVNSATHKFGYRSHESGDRSTNCWWVALLVFGEGWHNNHHAFQYSARHGLEWWEIDMTWMTIQLLQVLGLATNVKLADKKS; this is encoded by the coding sequence ATGACAATTGCTACCTCAACCAAACTTCAAATTAACTGGGTTAATACCCTCTTCTTCGCTGCGTTGCACATCGGAGCGCTGTTTGCCTTGCTTCCTAGTAACTTTAGCTGGAAGGCATTTGGTGTCGGTTTATTGCTCTACTGGATTACCGGAGGTTTAGGTATTACTTTGGGTTTTCACCGCTTGGTTACCCATCGCAGTTTTCAAACTCCCAAGTGGTTGGAATATCTATTGGTGCTTTTCGGAACTCTTGCCTGTCAAGGTGGGCCAATTGAGTGGGTAGGCACACACCGTATCCATCATCTACACTCGGATACTGAACAAGACCCCCATGATTCTAATAAGGGTTTCTGGTGGAGCCATATGGGTTGGCTGATTTATCACGCACCCGCTCACGCTGAGGTTCCTCGCTTCACTAAAGACATTGCCGATGACCCAGTTTATCAGTTTTTGCAAAAATATTTTATTCTCGTCCAAGTGGCGTTAGGCTTGTTGCTCTTGGCAATCGGTGGTTGGCCGATGGTTGTTTGGGGCATTTTTGTGCGGATTGTTTGGGTTTACCACTGTACCTGGTTGGTAAATAGTGCTACACATAAATTTGGTTATCGCTCCCATGAATCTGGCGATCGCTCCACTAATTGCTGGTGGGTAGCTTTACTGGTATTTGGCGAAGGCTGGCACAATAACCACCACGCTTTCCAATACTCAGCACGTCACGGCTTGGAATGGTGGGAAATTGACATGACTTGGATGACTATTCAATTGCTACAAGTGCTTGGTCTAGCTACAAATGTGAAGTTAGCAGATAAAAAGTCCTAA